The following are encoded together in the Vigna angularis cultivar LongXiaoDou No.4 chromosome 9, ASM1680809v1, whole genome shotgun sequence genome:
- the LOC108347472 gene encoding linoleate 13S-lipoxygenase 3-1, chloroplastic: MALTKQIMGSSLLERSLFVPSSPSSLFNQTRFLVPLESKRVLRVRKAAKFPVATISEDLVKGSSSSSSSSSSSPASSSTSLVSTEKPVKFKVRAVITVRNKIKEDLKETIVKHIDALADKIGRNVVLELVSTEIDPKTKAAKKSTEAVLKDWSKKSNLKVERVNYTAEFIVDSNFGEPGAITVTNKHQKEFFLESITIEGFATGPVHFPCNSWVQARKDHPGKRIFFSNKPYLPGDTPAGLRLLREKELRNLRGDGKGVRNLSDRIYDYDIYNDLGNPDKGIEYARPNLGGSDMYPYPRRCRTGREPSDTDMYAESRVEKPLPMYVPRDERFEESKQNTFTVKRLKAVLHNLIPGLKASLSASNQDFNEFSDVDGLYSEGLLIKLGLQDEVLKKIPFVSKIQESSQGLLKYDTPKIISKDKFAWLRDDEFARQAIAGVNPVSIEKLKVFPPVSKLDPQIYGPQESALKEEHILSQLDGMTVQEAINENKLFIVDYHDIYLPFLEGINALDGRKSYATRTIFFSTPRDTLKPVAIELSLPFAGPSSRSKRVVTPPVDATTNWMWMLAKAHVCSNDAGVHQLVNHWLRTHANLEPFILAAHRQLSAMHPIYKLLDPHMRYTLEINALARQSLINADGIIENCFTPGRYAMEISSAAYKNFWRFDMDSLPADLIRRGMAVPDPTQPHGLKLTLEDYPYAADGLLIWSAIEDWVRTYVNHYYPHASLICNDKELQAWYSESINVGHADLRHESWWPTLNNSEDLVSILSILIWNASAQHAALNFGQYPYGGYVPNRPPLTRRLIPEEGDPEYASFLADPQKYYLNALPSLLQATKFMAVVDTLSTHSPDEEYLGERQQPSIWSGDAEIIEAFYDFSAKVRQIEKVIDSRNLDRSLRNRCGAGVLPYELLAPSSESGVTCRGVPNSVST, from the exons ATGGCCCTTACGAAACAAATCATGGGTTCTTCATTGCTAGAGAGGTCCTTGTTTGTTCCTTCTTCCCCTTCATCACTTTTCAACCAAACTCGGTTCTTGGTTCCTTTGGAGAGCAAGAGAGTTCTGAGGGTAAGGAAGGCTGCAAAGTTTCCTGTGGCAACTATAAGTGAAGATTTGGTCAAGggctcttcttcttcttcatcatcatcttcttcttcaccagcatcttcttccacttctttagTGTCTACAGAGAAGCCAGTGAAATTCAAGGTTAGAGCTGTTATCACAGTGAGGAACAAGATCAAAGAGGATTTGAAAGAGACCATTGTGAAGCATATTGATGCTCTGGCTGACAAGATTGGAAGGAATGTTGTCCTTGAACTTGTTAGCACCGAGATTGATCCAA aGACCAAAGCTGCAAAGAAGAGTACTGAAGCAGTGCTGAAGGATTGGTCAAAGAAGTCCAATCTTAAGGTGGAGAGAGTTAATTACACAGCTGAATTCATAGTTGACTCTAACTTTGGGGAGCCAGGAGCTATTACTGTGACAAACAAACACCAGAAAGAGTTCTTCTTGGAAAGCATAACCATTGAAGGATTTGCCACTGGACCAGTTCATTTCCCCTGCAATTCTTGGGTTCAAGCAAGAAAAGATCATCCCGGAAAAAGGATTTTCTTTTCCAACAAG CCTTATTTACCTGGTGATACACCTGCTGGGCTTAGATTATTGAGGGAAAAAGAGCTGAGAAATCTCAGAGGTGATGGCAAAGGAGTGAGAAACTTATCTGACAGAATATATGATTATGATATATACAATGATTTGGGAAATCCAGACAAAGGTATTGAATATGCCAGACCAAATCTTGGAGGATCAGATATGTATCCATACCCAAGACGGTGTCGGACAGGCCGTGAGCCCAGCGACACAG ATATGTATGCAGAGAGTCGTGTGGAGAAGCCACTGCCTATGTATGTGCCAAGGGATGAACGTTTTGAGGAGTCAAAGCAGAACACATTCACAGTGAAGAGGCTGAAGGCAGTGCTGCATAACTTGATTCCTGGTCTTAAGGCCAGTCTTTCTGCTAGCAACCAAGACTTCAATGAATTCTCAGATGTGGATGGTCTTTACAGTGAAGGGTTGCTCATAAAGTTGGGGTTGCAAGATGAAGTCTTGAAAAAAATTCCTTTTGTCAGCAAGATCCAAGAGTCCAGCCAGGGACTTCTTAAATATGACACCCCTAAGATTATTTCCA AGGACAAATTTGCATGGTTGCGAGATGACGAATTTGCCCGTCAAGCAATTGCAGGAGTTAACCCTGTTAGCATTGAGAAGCTCAAAGTTTTTCCACCAGTTAGCAAACTAGACCCTCAAATTTATGGCCCCCAAGAGTCTGCTCTTAAAGAAGAACATATTTTGAGTCAACTCGATGGCATGACAGTCCAAGAG GCTATAAATGAAAACAAGCTGTTTATCGTTGACTACCATGATATCTACCTTCCTTTCCTAGAAGGGATCAATGCCCTTGATGGTAGGAAATCATATGCCACACGTACCATATTTTTCTCCACACCACGTGACACTCTCAAACCTGTGGCCATTGAACTTAGCCTCCCTTTTGCTGGACCTAGTTCTAGATCAAAGCGTGTGGTTACACCACCTGTTGATGCAACCACCAACTGGATGTGGATGCTTGCTAAGGCACATGTTTGCTCCAATGATGCTGGGGTGCACCAACTTGTTAACCACTG GTTACGTACACATGCAAACTTGGAACCATTTATATTGGCTGCTCATAGGCAATTAAGTGCCATGCATCCAATTTACAAGCTATTGGACCCACACATGAGGTATACTTTGGAGATCAATGCCTTAGCTAGACAGAGTTTAATCAATGCTGATGGAATCATTGAAAATTGCTTCACTCCTGGACGCTACGCTATGGAGATTAGTTCTGCTGCTTACAAGAACTTTTGGCGCTTTGACATGGATAGTCTACCTGCAGATCTCATCCGCAG GGGAATGGCAGTACCTGACCCAACACAACCACATGGTCTAAAGCTAACATTGGAAGACTACCCTTATGCAGCTGATGGACTACTAATCTGGTCTGCCATAGAAGACTGGGTTCGCACCTATGTGAACCATTACTACCCTCATGCAAGCCTCATATGCAACGACAAAGAGCTACAAGCTTGGTACTCGGAGTCAATCAATGTGGGTCATGCTGATCTCAGGCATGAAAGTTGGTGGCCTACATTGAACAACAGTGAGGATCTTGTCTCCATTCTTTCCATATTGATCTGGAATGCATCTGCACAACATGCTGCTCTTAACTTTGGGCAATACCCTTACGGAGGGTATGTGCCTAATCGTCCACCACTGACGAGAAGATTAATTCCAGAAGAGGGTGATCCAGAATACGCAAGTTTTCTTGCTGACCCTCAAAAATATTATCTGAATGCATTGCCTAGCTTGTTGCAAGCAACAAAGTTTATGGCTGTGGTTGACACACTCTCCACTCACTCACCTGATGAGGAGTACTTGGGGGAGAGACAACAACCTTCGATTTGGTCAGGTGATGCTGAGATCATCGAGGCATTCTATGATTTCTCTGCAAAGGTTAGACAGATAGAGAAGGTGATTGATAGCAGGAACCTTGATAGGAGTCTAAGGAACCGATGTGGTGCAGGGGTTTTGCCTTATGAGTTGCTTGCTCCTAGCTCTGAATCTGGTGTTACATGCAGAGGGGTACCTAATAGTGTGTCTACATAA